The following are encoded together in the Vigna unguiculata cultivar IT97K-499-35 chromosome 2, ASM411807v1, whole genome shotgun sequence genome:
- the LOC114173402 gene encoding lysine-specific demethylase JMJ706 isoform X1, whose protein sequence is MVERRVTLSKEVRNGLEFLKRKRLQRAQSVTATQTNIANMMNRSGGDALRDSASCGMRLHGNADVFSKRKVDKFDTNDLDWTETIPECPVYSPTKEEFEDPLIYLQKIAPEASKYGICKIISPLSASVPAGVVLMKEKAGFKFTTRVQPLRLAEWDSEDKVTFFMSGRNYTFRDFEKMANKVFARRYCSAGCLPATYLEKEFWNEIGCGKMETVEYACDVDGSAFSSSPIDQLGNSKWNLKKLSRLPKSSLRLLETLIPGVTEPMLYIGMLFSMFAWHVEDHYLYSINYHHCGASKTWYGIPGHAALEFERVVREHVYTNDILSSDGEDGAFDVLLGKTTLFPPNILLEHEVPVYKAVQKPGEFIITFPRAYHAGFSHGFNCGEAVNFAIGDWFPLGAIASRRYALLNRVPLLPHEELLCKEAMLLRTCLELEDSDFLSSDSLSHNSIKISFVNLMRFQHCARWFLTKSRACISVFSHSHGTILCSLCKRDCYVAYLDCNCHIHPVCLRHDVDSLDFTCGSKHTLNLREDIMDMEAAAKMFEQEDGISHEIRKQINSGQNMYAYPLSNMFQRAEANGYIPYCELKLDSVVEFYTTPEHSTNIQEYSTQNQSVFVHCSENQIPMVSDVSFSSATSTISESLESFSTPKNAEGHTNINLGGSIDFEGFGERIPNSACESSLSPAVCHESSIKPQSGFQRVDTKPIADESDSDSEIFRVKRPSSLKAERRNMNDVTSSKQTEQQGLKRLKKVLPEGRSDQPMDFRTQELSYKHSHPVSHKSRVEVSSRDRFARGNGIPISIRYKKFGNEEINMQRDHHQHRKDRFLQQQTFREPPSVEIEPKRLKVRGPSFLGLESRLN, encoded by the exons ATG GTGGAAAGAAGAGTGACTTTATCTAAGGAAGTTAGGAATGGGTTAGAATTTTTGAAGCGTAAAAGGCTTCAGCGTGCACAATCTGTCACTGCCACCCAAACAAATATTGCTAACATGATGAACAGAAGTGGAGGAGATGCTTTAAGGGATTCAGCATCATGTGGCATGAGATTGCATGGCAATGCTGATGTCTTTTCCAAACGAAAGGTGGATAAGTTTGATACAAATGACCTGGACTGGACTGAAACAATTCCAGAGTGTCCTGTGTATTCCCCAACAAAGGAGGAATTTGAGGATCCTTTGATTTATTTGCAAAAGATAGCTCCAGAAGCTTCTAAATATG GTATATGCAAGATTATTTCTCCTTTGAGCGCTTCAGTACCTGCTGGGGTTGTATTAATGAAGGAGAAAGCAGGATTCAAGTTTACAACTAGAGTGCAGCCTCTTCGCCTTGCTGAATGGGATTCTGAAGACAAAGTCACGTTttttatgagtggaag AAATTATACATTTCGTGATTTTGAGAAAATGGCAAACAAGGTATTTGCTAGAAGATATTGCAGTGCTGGATGCCTTCCTGCCACATACTtggaaaaagaattttggaatgAAATTGGTTGTGGGAAGATGGAAACTGTGGAATATGCATGTGATGTTGATGGCAGTGCCTTTTCATCTTCTCCCATTGATCAGCTTGGGAACAGCAAATGGAATTTGAAG AAACTTTCAAGGTTGCCCAAATCAAGTTTACGGCTCTTGGAAACATTAATTCCG GGAGTAACCGAGCCCATGTTGTACATTGGAATGCTGTTCAGCATGTTTGCTTGGCATGTGGAAGATCATTATTTGTACAG CATTAATTATCATCACTGTGGCGCATCCAAAACATGGTACGGTATTCCAGGTCACGCAGCTTTGGAATTTGAAAGGGTGGTGAGAGAACATGTGTACACTAATGACATTTTATCAAGTGATGGGGAAGATGGTGCATTTGATGTTCTCCTGGGGAAAACAACTCTATTTCCACCGAATATTTTGTTAGAGCATGAAGTTCCTGTCTACAAGGCTGTTCAAAAGCCTGGGGAGTTTATAATAACCTTCCCTAGAGCATATCATGCTGGTTTCAGTCATG GTTTCAATTGTGGAGAAGCAGTGAATTTTGCAATTGGTGATTGGTTTCCCTTAGGGGCTATTGCTAGCAGAAGATATGCACTTCTTAACAGGGTTCCTTTACTGCCCCATGAAGAACTTCTATGCAAAGAAGCAATGCTTCTCCGTACATGCTTGGAACTTGAAGATTCGGATTTTCTCTCTTCAGACTCTCTTTCTCATAATAGCATTAAGATTTCATTTGTTAACTTGATGCGATTCCAGCATTGCGCGCGATGGTTTCTAACGAAATCAAGGGCTTGTATAAGCGTCTTTTCTCATTCCCATGGCACAATTCTCTGTAGCCTTTGCAAACGTGACTGTTACGTAGCTTATCTTGATTGCAACTGTCATATACATCCTGTATGCCTACGTCACG ATGTTGATTCTCTTGACTTCACCTGTGGGAGCAAACACACACTTAATTTGAGGGAGGATATTATGGATATGGAAGCGGCAGCCAAGATGTTTGAGCAGGAAGATGGGATATCACATGAGataaggaaacaaatcaatagTGGCCAAAACATGTATGCGTATCCTTTGTCAAACATGTTTCAGAGAGCCGAGGCAAATGGATACATTCCTTATTGTGAGCTAAAACTTGATTCTGTTGTTGAATTTTATACAACTCCAGAGCACTCAACAAATATTCAAGAATACAGTACACAGAATCAATCTGTCTTTGTACATTGCTCTGAAAATCAAATACCCATGGTGTCTGACGTTTCCTTTTCTTCAGCCACATCCACTATTTCTGAATCCCTCGAGAGCTTCTCTACTCCCAAAAAT GCTGAAGGGCATACTAATATCAATTTAGGAGGTAGTATTGATTTTGAGGGTTTTGGTGAAAGAATTCCCAACAGTGCGTGTGAATCTTCGTTATCCCCTGCTGTGTGCCATGAAAGCTCGATTAAACCACAGAGTGGTTTTCAGAGAGTTGATACAAAGCCCATCGCGGACGAGAGTGATTCTGATTCAGAGATATTTAGGGTAAAGCGCCCTTCTTCTCTGAAAGCAGAGAGGAGAAATATGAATGATGTCACGTCTTCAAAGCAGACTGAGCAGCAG GGACTAAAACGACTGAAGAAAGTGCTTCCTGAAGGAAGGAGTGATCAACCAATGGATTTCAGAACTCAGGAGTTAAGTTACAAACACAGTCACCCTGTTAGCCATAAAAGTCGTGTTGAAGTCTCCTCCAGGGACAGATTTGCAAGGGGTAATGGCATCCCCATTTCGATAAGATATAAGAAGTTTGGGAACGAGGAAATAAATATGCAACGAGATCACCACCAACACCGGAAAGATAGGTTCTTGCAGCAACAGACATTTAGGGAACCGCCTTCCGTTGAGATTGAGCCAAAGCGCCTTAAAGTCCGAGGCCCTTCTTTTTTAGGCTTAGAGAGCAGATTGAATTGA
- the LOC114173402 gene encoding lysine-specific demethylase JMJ706 isoform X2 yields the protein MVERRVTLSKEVRNGLEFLKRKRLQRAQSVTATQTNIANMMNRSGGDALRDSASCGMRLHGNADVFSKRKVDKFDTNDLDWTETIPECPVYSPTKEEFEDPLIYLQKIAPEASKYGICKIISPLSASVPAGVVLMKEKAGFKFTTRVQPLRLAEWDSEDKVTFFMSGRNYTFRDFEKMANKVFARRYCSAGCLPATYLEKEFWNEIGCGKMETVEYACDVDGSAFSSSPIDQLGNSKWNLKKLSRLPKSSLRLLETLIPGVTEPMLYIGMLFSMFAWHVEDHYLYSINYHHCGASKTWYGIPGHAALEFERVVREHVYTNDILSSDGEDGAFDVLLGKTTLFPPNILLEHEVPVYKAVQKPGEFIITFPRAYHAGFSHGFNCGEAVNFAIGDWFPLGAIASRRYALLNRVPLLPHEELLCKEAMLLRTCLELEDSDFLSSDSLSHNSIKISFVNLMRFQHCARWFLTKSRACISVFSHSHGTILCSLCKRDCYVAYLDCNCHIHPVCLRHDVDSLDFTCGSKHTLNLREDIMDMEAAAKMFEQEDGISHEIRKQINSGQNMYAYPLSNMFQRAEANGYIPYCELKLDSVVEFYTTPEHSTNIQEYSTQNQSVFVHCSENQIPMVSDVSFSSATSTISESLESFSTPKNAEGHTNINLGGSIDFEGFGERIPNSACESSLSPAVCHESSIKPQSGFQRVDTKPIADESDSDSEIFRVKRPSSLKAERRNMNDVTSSKQTEQQILLYEWAMMIL from the exons ATG GTGGAAAGAAGAGTGACTTTATCTAAGGAAGTTAGGAATGGGTTAGAATTTTTGAAGCGTAAAAGGCTTCAGCGTGCACAATCTGTCACTGCCACCCAAACAAATATTGCTAACATGATGAACAGAAGTGGAGGAGATGCTTTAAGGGATTCAGCATCATGTGGCATGAGATTGCATGGCAATGCTGATGTCTTTTCCAAACGAAAGGTGGATAAGTTTGATACAAATGACCTGGACTGGACTGAAACAATTCCAGAGTGTCCTGTGTATTCCCCAACAAAGGAGGAATTTGAGGATCCTTTGATTTATTTGCAAAAGATAGCTCCAGAAGCTTCTAAATATG GTATATGCAAGATTATTTCTCCTTTGAGCGCTTCAGTACCTGCTGGGGTTGTATTAATGAAGGAGAAAGCAGGATTCAAGTTTACAACTAGAGTGCAGCCTCTTCGCCTTGCTGAATGGGATTCTGAAGACAAAGTCACGTTttttatgagtggaag AAATTATACATTTCGTGATTTTGAGAAAATGGCAAACAAGGTATTTGCTAGAAGATATTGCAGTGCTGGATGCCTTCCTGCCACATACTtggaaaaagaattttggaatgAAATTGGTTGTGGGAAGATGGAAACTGTGGAATATGCATGTGATGTTGATGGCAGTGCCTTTTCATCTTCTCCCATTGATCAGCTTGGGAACAGCAAATGGAATTTGAAG AAACTTTCAAGGTTGCCCAAATCAAGTTTACGGCTCTTGGAAACATTAATTCCG GGAGTAACCGAGCCCATGTTGTACATTGGAATGCTGTTCAGCATGTTTGCTTGGCATGTGGAAGATCATTATTTGTACAG CATTAATTATCATCACTGTGGCGCATCCAAAACATGGTACGGTATTCCAGGTCACGCAGCTTTGGAATTTGAAAGGGTGGTGAGAGAACATGTGTACACTAATGACATTTTATCAAGTGATGGGGAAGATGGTGCATTTGATGTTCTCCTGGGGAAAACAACTCTATTTCCACCGAATATTTTGTTAGAGCATGAAGTTCCTGTCTACAAGGCTGTTCAAAAGCCTGGGGAGTTTATAATAACCTTCCCTAGAGCATATCATGCTGGTTTCAGTCATG GTTTCAATTGTGGAGAAGCAGTGAATTTTGCAATTGGTGATTGGTTTCCCTTAGGGGCTATTGCTAGCAGAAGATATGCACTTCTTAACAGGGTTCCTTTACTGCCCCATGAAGAACTTCTATGCAAAGAAGCAATGCTTCTCCGTACATGCTTGGAACTTGAAGATTCGGATTTTCTCTCTTCAGACTCTCTTTCTCATAATAGCATTAAGATTTCATTTGTTAACTTGATGCGATTCCAGCATTGCGCGCGATGGTTTCTAACGAAATCAAGGGCTTGTATAAGCGTCTTTTCTCATTCCCATGGCACAATTCTCTGTAGCCTTTGCAAACGTGACTGTTACGTAGCTTATCTTGATTGCAACTGTCATATACATCCTGTATGCCTACGTCACG ATGTTGATTCTCTTGACTTCACCTGTGGGAGCAAACACACACTTAATTTGAGGGAGGATATTATGGATATGGAAGCGGCAGCCAAGATGTTTGAGCAGGAAGATGGGATATCACATGAGataaggaaacaaatcaatagTGGCCAAAACATGTATGCGTATCCTTTGTCAAACATGTTTCAGAGAGCCGAGGCAAATGGATACATTCCTTATTGTGAGCTAAAACTTGATTCTGTTGTTGAATTTTATACAACTCCAGAGCACTCAACAAATATTCAAGAATACAGTACACAGAATCAATCTGTCTTTGTACATTGCTCTGAAAATCAAATACCCATGGTGTCTGACGTTTCCTTTTCTTCAGCCACATCCACTATTTCTGAATCCCTCGAGAGCTTCTCTACTCCCAAAAAT GCTGAAGGGCATACTAATATCAATTTAGGAGGTAGTATTGATTTTGAGGGTTTTGGTGAAAGAATTCCCAACAGTGCGTGTGAATCTTCGTTATCCCCTGCTGTGTGCCATGAAAGCTCGATTAAACCACAGAGTGGTTTTCAGAGAGTTGATACAAAGCCCATCGCGGACGAGAGTGATTCTGATTCAGAGATATTTAGGGTAAAGCGCCCTTCTTCTCTGAAAGCAGAGAGGAGAAATATGAATGATGTCACGTCTTCAAAGCAGACTGAGCAGCAG ATTTTGCTATATGAATGGGCCATGATGATATTGTAA
- the LOC114171547 gene encoding homeobox-leucine zipper protein HDG5-like isoform X2, whose product MYGDCQVMSSMGGNVVVNSDTLFSSSIQNSNFNFIPTMPFQPFPSMKEEDVMLRGKEEMESGSGSEQVEDKSGNEQESEQPTKKKRYHRHTARQIQEMEALFKECPHPDDKQRLKLSHELGLKPRQVKFWFQNRRTQMKAQQDRADNIILRAENETLKSENYRLQAALRNVMCPNCGGQCIMGADLGLDEHQLRMENARLREELERVCCLTSRYTGRSLQTMTAGPTLMAPSLDLDMNIYPRHYSDPVAPCTEMIPVPMLPPEASPFAEGGGILMEEEKSLALELAASSMAELVKMCQTNEPLWIRSSDGEREVLNFEEHARIFPWPQNLKQRSELRTEASRDTSVVIMNSVTLVDAFLDGQKWMELFPTIVSRAKTVQIISSGASGHASGTLQLMYAEFQVLSPLVSTRETHFLRYCQQNAEEGTWAIVDFPVDNFHQNFHPSYPKYCRRSSGCVIQDMPNGYSRVTWVEHAKIEEKPVHQIFSNYVYSGMAFGAQRWLGVLQRQCERVASLMARNISDLGVIPSPEARKNLMKLAQRMIKTFGLNMSTSGGQSWTAISDSPEDTVRITTRKVTEPGQPNGVILSAVSTTWLPYSHTKVFDLLRDERHRSQMDALSNGNSLNEVAHIANGSHPGNCISLLRINVASNSSQNVELMLQESCTDQSGSLVVYTTIDVDSIQLAMSGEDPSCIALLPQGFMIVPMLSSPNVDTPINANSSEPPSLNPGCLLTMGLQVLASTIPSAKLNLSSVTAINNHLCNTLHQIEAALSSSSENGTNFLCTEPTSSAPPKQ is encoded by the exons ATGTATGGGGATTGCCAAGTTATGTCAAGTATGGGAGGGAACGTAGTAGTGAACTCCGATACTCTCTTTTCCTCCTCGATCCAGAACTCTAACTTCAACTTCATCCCCACCATGCCTTTTCAACCTTTTCCTTCCATG AAGGAAGAAGATGTGATGCTGCGAGGGAAGGAAGAGATGGAGAGTGGGTCGGGAAGTGAACAGGTTGAAGATAAGTCAGGGAATGAACAAGAGAGTGAACAACCCACAAAGAAGAAACGCTATCACAGGCACACTGCTCGCCAGATCCAAGAAATGGAAGC TTTGTTCAAGGAATGTCCTCACCCAGATGATAAACAGAGGCTGAAACTGAGCCATGAATTGGGCCTGAAACCGCGCCAGGTCAAGTTCTGGTTCCAGAACCGTCGAACCCAGATGAAG GCACAACAAGATCGTGCAGATAATATCATACTTAGAGCCGAGAATGAGACTCTAAAGAGTGAGAACTATCGTCTACAAGCTGCACTGCGTAACGTTATGTGTCCCAATTGTGGTGGCCAATGCATAATGGGTGCTGATCTGGGTTTGGATGAACACCAACTTCGCATGGAAAATGCCCGGTTAAGAGAAGAG TTAGAACGCGTGTGTTGCCTCACTTCAAGGTACACTGGGCGTTCATTACAAACAATGACAGCAGGTCCAACTCTCATGGCCCCTTCATTGGATTTGGATATGAACATATATCCAAGGCACTATTCGGATCCTGTTGCTCCGTGCACAGAAATGATTCCTGTGCCAATGTTGCCTCCCGAAGCTTCACCATTTGCGGAGGGTGGAGGAATCTTGATGGAAGAAGAAAAGTCTCTGGCCTTAGAGCTCGCGGCTTCTTCCATGGCAGAACTTGTGAAGATGTGTCAGACAAACGAGCCGCTTTGGATCCGAAGCAGTGATGGTGAAAGGGAAGTGTTGAATTTCGAAGAGCACGCAAGGATATTTCCTTGGCCTCAGAATCTCAAGCAGCGAAGTGAACTGAGAACTGAAGCTAGCCGTGACACTTCTGTGGTTATAATGAACAGCGTCACTCTTGTTGACGCGTTCCTTGATGGT CAAAAATGGATGGAATTGTTTCCAACAATCGTGTCTCGAGCAAAAACTGTCCAAATCATATCTTCTGGTGCTTCTGGTCATGCAAGCGGGACTCTTCAGCTG atgtaCGCAGAATTTCAAGTTCTTTCTCCATTGGTGTCCACTCGCGAGACTCATTTTCTTCGTTATTGTCAACAAAATGCTGAGGAAGGAACCTGGGCCATTGTTGATTTTCCTGTTGACAACTTTCACCAAAATTTTCACCCTTCTTATCCCAAATACTGCAGGAGATCCTCTGGTTGCGTGATTCAAGATATGCCAAATGGGTATTCAAGG GTAACATGGGTTGAGCATGCAAAAATAGAAGAGAAACCCGTGCATCAGATATTCAGCAACTATGTATACAGTGGAATGGCATTCGGAGCACAGCGTTGGTTAGGAGTTTTGCAGAGACAATGCGAGAGGGTCGCGAGCCTCATGGCCAGAAACATATCAGATCTTGGAG TGATACCTTCGCCAGAAGCGCGAAAGAACTTGATGAAACTAGCCCAAAGAATGATAAAAACGTTTGGCCTTAACATGAGTACCTCTGGGGGTCAATCGTGGACAGCTATATCAGATTCCCCTGAAGACACAGTTAGAATCACAACAAGGAAAGTCACAGAGCCTGGTCAACCTAATGGTGTGATTCTAAGTGCTGTTTCAACCACTTGGTTGCCCTATTCTCATACCAAGGTCTTTGATCTCCTCAGGGACGAACGTCACAGATCTCAG atGGATGCTCTTTCCAACGGGAACTCATTGAATGAGGTGGCTCACATTGCAAATGGTTCACATCCAGGAAACTGCATTTCACTTCTTCGCATAAAT GTAGCAAGCAACTCATCCCAGAACGTAGAGCTAATGCTGCAAGAGAGTTGCACCGACCAGTCTGGAAGCTTGGTGGTGTACACCACCATTGATGTGGATTCGATCCAGCTAGCCATGAGTGGCGAGGACCCTTCTTGCATTGCCCTTCTCCCCCAAGGCTTCATGATAGTGCCGATGCTATCATCACCCAACGTTGACACACCCATCAATGCTAACTCCTCAGAGCCTCCATCTCTCAACCCAGGTTGCCTCCTAACCATGGGGCTGCAAGTTCTCGCCAGCACAATCCCTTCTGCAAAGCTCAACCTCTCGAGTGTCACGGCCATCAACAACCACCTCTGCAACACCTTGCACCAAATCGAAGCTGCTCTTTCCAGTAGCAGTGAGAATGGCACCAATTTCCTTTGCACTGAACCCACTTCCAGTGCACCTCCAAAGCAGTGA
- the LOC114171547 gene encoding homeobox-leucine zipper protein HDG5-like isoform X1 yields MYGDCQVMSSMGGNVVVNSDTLFSSSIQNSNFNFIPTMPFQPFPSMQKEEDVMLRGKEEMESGSGSEQVEDKSGNEQESEQPTKKKRYHRHTARQIQEMEALFKECPHPDDKQRLKLSHELGLKPRQVKFWFQNRRTQMKAQQDRADNIILRAENETLKSENYRLQAALRNVMCPNCGGQCIMGADLGLDEHQLRMENARLREELERVCCLTSRYTGRSLQTMTAGPTLMAPSLDLDMNIYPRHYSDPVAPCTEMIPVPMLPPEASPFAEGGGILMEEEKSLALELAASSMAELVKMCQTNEPLWIRSSDGEREVLNFEEHARIFPWPQNLKQRSELRTEASRDTSVVIMNSVTLVDAFLDGQKWMELFPTIVSRAKTVQIISSGASGHASGTLQLMYAEFQVLSPLVSTRETHFLRYCQQNAEEGTWAIVDFPVDNFHQNFHPSYPKYCRRSSGCVIQDMPNGYSRVTWVEHAKIEEKPVHQIFSNYVYSGMAFGAQRWLGVLQRQCERVASLMARNISDLGVIPSPEARKNLMKLAQRMIKTFGLNMSTSGGQSWTAISDSPEDTVRITTRKVTEPGQPNGVILSAVSTTWLPYSHTKVFDLLRDERHRSQMDALSNGNSLNEVAHIANGSHPGNCISLLRINVASNSSQNVELMLQESCTDQSGSLVVYTTIDVDSIQLAMSGEDPSCIALLPQGFMIVPMLSSPNVDTPINANSSEPPSLNPGCLLTMGLQVLASTIPSAKLNLSSVTAINNHLCNTLHQIEAALSSSSENGTNFLCTEPTSSAPPKQ; encoded by the exons ATGTATGGGGATTGCCAAGTTATGTCAAGTATGGGAGGGAACGTAGTAGTGAACTCCGATACTCTCTTTTCCTCCTCGATCCAGAACTCTAACTTCAACTTCATCCCCACCATGCCTTTTCAACCTTTTCCTTCCATG CAGAAGGAAGAAGATGTGATGCTGCGAGGGAAGGAAGAGATGGAGAGTGGGTCGGGAAGTGAACAGGTTGAAGATAAGTCAGGGAATGAACAAGAGAGTGAACAACCCACAAAGAAGAAACGCTATCACAGGCACACTGCTCGCCAGATCCAAGAAATGGAAGC TTTGTTCAAGGAATGTCCTCACCCAGATGATAAACAGAGGCTGAAACTGAGCCATGAATTGGGCCTGAAACCGCGCCAGGTCAAGTTCTGGTTCCAGAACCGTCGAACCCAGATGAAG GCACAACAAGATCGTGCAGATAATATCATACTTAGAGCCGAGAATGAGACTCTAAAGAGTGAGAACTATCGTCTACAAGCTGCACTGCGTAACGTTATGTGTCCCAATTGTGGTGGCCAATGCATAATGGGTGCTGATCTGGGTTTGGATGAACACCAACTTCGCATGGAAAATGCCCGGTTAAGAGAAGAG TTAGAACGCGTGTGTTGCCTCACTTCAAGGTACACTGGGCGTTCATTACAAACAATGACAGCAGGTCCAACTCTCATGGCCCCTTCATTGGATTTGGATATGAACATATATCCAAGGCACTATTCGGATCCTGTTGCTCCGTGCACAGAAATGATTCCTGTGCCAATGTTGCCTCCCGAAGCTTCACCATTTGCGGAGGGTGGAGGAATCTTGATGGAAGAAGAAAAGTCTCTGGCCTTAGAGCTCGCGGCTTCTTCCATGGCAGAACTTGTGAAGATGTGTCAGACAAACGAGCCGCTTTGGATCCGAAGCAGTGATGGTGAAAGGGAAGTGTTGAATTTCGAAGAGCACGCAAGGATATTTCCTTGGCCTCAGAATCTCAAGCAGCGAAGTGAACTGAGAACTGAAGCTAGCCGTGACACTTCTGTGGTTATAATGAACAGCGTCACTCTTGTTGACGCGTTCCTTGATGGT CAAAAATGGATGGAATTGTTTCCAACAATCGTGTCTCGAGCAAAAACTGTCCAAATCATATCTTCTGGTGCTTCTGGTCATGCAAGCGGGACTCTTCAGCTG atgtaCGCAGAATTTCAAGTTCTTTCTCCATTGGTGTCCACTCGCGAGACTCATTTTCTTCGTTATTGTCAACAAAATGCTGAGGAAGGAACCTGGGCCATTGTTGATTTTCCTGTTGACAACTTTCACCAAAATTTTCACCCTTCTTATCCCAAATACTGCAGGAGATCCTCTGGTTGCGTGATTCAAGATATGCCAAATGGGTATTCAAGG GTAACATGGGTTGAGCATGCAAAAATAGAAGAGAAACCCGTGCATCAGATATTCAGCAACTATGTATACAGTGGAATGGCATTCGGAGCACAGCGTTGGTTAGGAGTTTTGCAGAGACAATGCGAGAGGGTCGCGAGCCTCATGGCCAGAAACATATCAGATCTTGGAG TGATACCTTCGCCAGAAGCGCGAAAGAACTTGATGAAACTAGCCCAAAGAATGATAAAAACGTTTGGCCTTAACATGAGTACCTCTGGGGGTCAATCGTGGACAGCTATATCAGATTCCCCTGAAGACACAGTTAGAATCACAACAAGGAAAGTCACAGAGCCTGGTCAACCTAATGGTGTGATTCTAAGTGCTGTTTCAACCACTTGGTTGCCCTATTCTCATACCAAGGTCTTTGATCTCCTCAGGGACGAACGTCACAGATCTCAG atGGATGCTCTTTCCAACGGGAACTCATTGAATGAGGTGGCTCACATTGCAAATGGTTCACATCCAGGAAACTGCATTTCACTTCTTCGCATAAAT GTAGCAAGCAACTCATCCCAGAACGTAGAGCTAATGCTGCAAGAGAGTTGCACCGACCAGTCTGGAAGCTTGGTGGTGTACACCACCATTGATGTGGATTCGATCCAGCTAGCCATGAGTGGCGAGGACCCTTCTTGCATTGCCCTTCTCCCCCAAGGCTTCATGATAGTGCCGATGCTATCATCACCCAACGTTGACACACCCATCAATGCTAACTCCTCAGAGCCTCCATCTCTCAACCCAGGTTGCCTCCTAACCATGGGGCTGCAAGTTCTCGCCAGCACAATCCCTTCTGCAAAGCTCAACCTCTCGAGTGTCACGGCCATCAACAACCACCTCTGCAACACCTTGCACCAAATCGAAGCTGCTCTTTCCAGTAGCAGTGAGAATGGCACCAATTTCCTTTGCACTGAACCCACTTCCAGTGCACCTCCAAAGCAGTGA